TTTGGACACAGCAGATAGGGAGAAAACTAAATTTCCTCTGCTATAAATTGACTTGTTGCGTCCGAATATATgtgttaatattaaattaaGCAAAAGAAGGTCGATATTGATTCGATTGCAATGTATCTTTGTAATGATGAGAACCAGACATATAAACGATCCGGAATCTTCGCAGTCAGAATGACATCAAACAATTATGCTGTCAACAGTATCCATGGTAACCGAATTTCGGTTAAGGATAATGCCAGTAATCTTCAACTCCAAATAAACTCTTTTTAGATATCATCAGTCTGAATAATGCTCAAAGAAAGTGCGCTTGTACGacttgttatatatatcatcgaaaaatattttgatgacgtcatttaaTTTCTTCAAATAAAATGGCTTTCCCATTGGGAAATCGGATAGAAGGACATTGtgaacaaattttgtttaacatggatttgaaataaaaagaaagtaTTGATACGAAGACGACACATAGTTTATTCCACTAAATTGTCAGACTTGTTagcaaaatatgtatattagaGAGAAAGAACACAAGATTTAAATGATAACCAAATGGATTGGACATCAGACTACGTCTATGTAAGCCCAAAAAGTGATGGtgtattttatttgacataatactcaaattaaaacatattcatAGTCTATGGAAATATATTCTTTAATCTCTCATTCAATCAGTGTTTGTCCACTCCAAAGCGTGATTTGGTCATACTCAGACTATGACAACCACATGTTTcttcattttgtttccatgatAACCCGTTTGAAGGTTGGTGTGTGCcgaataattaaaaaaaaacataattatgttaCAATTGACAAAGTGTGAATAAATGTAATCCAAACGCTAAAGACTTATTGTTTTGGCCATTCGATAGAACTTGTATATAGTAATCTGATTACCATAGCAACCAACAAGACATGCATGACCATTTTATATGCTCACCAAATACATGCTACTTCATGTTACTCAATCTctacattataataatatataaagtaaatTCATTAGCTGTTACGTAACATAAAGTATAAATACGCAGTCATTCCTAAAGCATGGCTACTATCAAGCCTACTTGTGATAAATTTAATTTCTCGAGAAACACAATTTATCTCGGGTTAACACATCTTCATGTCTCCCTCATacacggacaataaatgtataatatgcATCATTTACACCGATCAAGAAACGCAAACGAttaatttgcaaaaataaacACGGGTTTGCAAGCTTCCATTTGCAAGAACGTCTTAGCGCTAATGTATGTGAATAGATTGCAAACGATTTGTAGATATGTCGACCGCGATTTATCCCAACACGCACCTCTTCAACTAGTGACGACGGGATAGCTGTTCACCAATGACATGTATCTAATAATTAAGacgttttttatttttattttgtatttatactgctgTATAAACTGCATTTTCGTACAGTTATTTTCAATGACGTGTAAATGACATTTTGTATTTCCTGATTGGTAAGGTGAaatagcaaagagaaaacagAAACATTGTCAAATGATACAAATTCATATCCCATCCCCAGATGAGTTCAAACGTAGTCTTTGGTCATAGAAAcggaaataaataaattcttaAAATCTATAAGGAATAACCACACACTGTGGAACGAATATCAAATAATCACTTCTCTCCCAGATATTATatgcattgttttgttttgatgtcctCTGACATCAAAAGAAATGGATTTAAGACATTGTCTTGCCATGACAAATTCGATATTTGTTTTCcgaatttaataataataaaacatataggCCTCTATGctattcagattttttttttctaaatacaatttattttatactttatatcacaatgtttttaattttttctttttattgggCGAATCTCACCTAGTAATGACTACAAATAATAAAGGACTGCATTGGATAGAATGTGCAATATTGTCAAAAGTTACCTCGAATGGAATGGTTACTTGAATGGAATCTACATGGGTGGACTTCAGATTTACACATGGCGATATGGAATTATATTCCAATCTCTTAATTAAAACCAGGTACATGCGTGGTCAACTCACTAAGTGACTACATACGTGTGTAAATGATGGCTTATCTGGTCACTTGATTTTCTTCAGGCTCCCATATCCTTACTTTTTTGAGTTGCTCGATACATATGATATCAACGCAAAGATGCTATACAATAGGGAACGACATTCGAGCTTAATTCTGGTGGCAGACAAAAATTCGTTAACCATTTTTATGTGCTTATTTCACTATTAGCACTTTAAGCATTCACATTTGAAACACTTAATCGGATCATAACTCAAACTGAACACTGATCGAAATGTTGAGATGAGAACTCGACTGTATTGATAGTATATTAGTAATCTTAGTAAGATATAAGTAAGATTTTCTTAGACATAACTTATAATTTGACTAAATAGTGAGTGGAAACACGAAATGGTGACATAATATATGCTACACAAATAGTTTATaatgtttcaaaacaaatgtttttgaaaGATGTTTTTTCATCCTTATTCatttctttattgttattttttgttatatagtGAACCAAACGATATCGTATTTTGTTGTCGTCTGATACTGatcataataataaaacaaacccCCTAGAATACGATACTGACGCGTCCTTTGTGTATCCCAGCTTACATAGACAGGCGAAGTCTCTATTTACGAGACCAATCCTCTACGTGATTGGCCGGACAGCGTATTGAGACAATGGTCGACCAGTACTGTCAGCGAACCACCCCCGTAGGCCGGGGAAAATTTAATAAGTATTATAAACTTAGCCATATTGGTAATGTATAACGTGAGTGctattttaatgatataatgtaGATAGTTTAATTACCAGGTAAACGCCTTGTTATTACTGATACATACTTACATGTAAACAATCCGTGATTAATGAATAAACACGTATTTGTCGTATCCGTTTGAATTTTATCTGGTTAAGTGACAAGCTGACAATGCTTGCATTTCTAGCGCTCTATCCGATACAAGGTGATGCTCCGTAATCGATACTTTCGAAATTTCTCTGCTCTTATAAAGAGTGTGGCGTAGATCACGATCATCACAAGGGGGTCCATTTGAGACTTGAGGAGGTAGTGACTGCTTATCGAACACAGAGGTACGTATtcttacatttatttattcatatatcaaCTTTGCAGATAAAAACAACTTCTATCGAACACAAAATGAGAAAAATCATTCTATTCGCTTTGTTcttatcagtttttttttttaattaggcGCATTTAGCTAATTCTGCAATGATTCGCctttaattatatttctatgtAGTTCTTTGTTCTATTGATACAATCATGTTTAAATCATTTCCAATTttctataatatttttaaaatgtttacataaacatataacaTTTCATCATCAAATGTATTTATGATTTCTCAATTATCTACAAATGATATAGCTTGTTACTTGGTAAAAACTCAAAGTAAATTACGCGTTATAgtaatatgtctgtatagataAATACGCGAATGGAACTTATTTTGTTTACTCTAATGAATTAGCTTACACAATAGTTTATTCATTGAAAGTAAGtacaaaatgatatacataatatacaacGAACCATATACACAATATCCGTAAGATTCTAAATGCCCACCATATTATAATCATTACACAACAGTATATCGAATAAACTAATGTAGATTCAGATGTACATTATAATGCGATTTTGGCTGCATCGTTGCAATGTAGCAAAATAAGTTAATGTTTTTTTGGTAATCGTATTTActtcaagatatatatatgacgTATTAGTATGGCATATCATGGTGTCATTCCGTCTCTGGTCAAATACTTCCAACTTAATTggataaataaaacataaagatTGCTATTTTAAGAATTGATGATACCTGCTACTGCTACTGATTTTATGTGCTATTGTTAGTtacaataataacattttgataaattattactTTACTTCAATTTATCACAACTAAAGTTAAATTGTTAGTACTGTTCGTCAAATTCCATGATCAAGGTGTTTTAAATCTAGTACTAGCCAAAAGACAAGTATGATATGCTCTTTTTCGATAGAGTACAGTGTCATCCATTGCAGGAATATTCACATGATTATTAAATGTTGGGTTTTTTCCAATAGATAGGTGTTGGTATATTATTTTGGCCAACTGTCGATTGGAAATTGTTAATATTACCTTGTGGCCTAGAATGTTTAAAGTCCGTATATGTGAAGGTTCTCTAAAACTACTTATTTTGGCATGGTCCATTTTTAGGGCAAAAGCGTGATTTATTAGCGCGGatataagatacatgtagcaCGATTCGGTGGTTCGATACCGGAAATACCCTTTTACGCAATTCAACGCTTTACATATATTAGGGCTTCAACGATACCGATtaaaagcgctaaaataaaatattagatatttatgaattattagTGGTTCCGATACATGGAGCAAAATGTATATTTGGAAAATGAACTCAAAGCAAATGTTTTAagaatatatatagtaaaatgtAGAAGGCGGCgggttttttggggtttttttaaTTCGGAAACAAGAACATATGTTAGACGAAATTGTCCAATGCCTGGTTCAGTAATGCTGACCTCTACTAATTTCATGGCTGCGAAAATGCAACGAGGTATATCACTTCTTATGTTTATCACCTATAAAGTTGATACGAAGATAGTACACATTTCCTTTAATTTAGTGGTATCATTAACATTATCGCGTCTGAATTCGATAGATGATTGCAGAACCAGAAATATCTGAACGCAATCCCCTTATACATTCGAACATTGCTTTGTCGGGAGTTCGGTTACTGAAATTTCTGGAATAGTAACCGTCATTGTACCATTTGAGAATatgtttatagaaaaaaatattcatactAGCATTTAACCTtcgttacatgtatgtatattcgtatgtaatatgatgtagatatatttacattcagagtatgtacattgtatatgaataatgtttctTATTTAAAGTAAACAGttgggcaaggatggctaaagtcggtaaaaatggtgtgaatgtatccagtataattttcttatgcaatagaaaaataaaatctctcgtgaaaatctgtctgcgtacaaaGAAATTAGTTTAAAgaataggaatcctaaaacgtcctcccggctgactatgtccgtggttacatttccacgcagccccgctttcaatgctttcaacgtttctttatttcaatggtcagaaccgggaaacgtaagcagaacttgatcGTCGTAtcaatatgtgagaacttttggaaggcctaTCAACttatttagactggttttctttacccggactattcactttaagtggGCCCTTAAACACTATGTCCTGATTATATCGTAACTTACTGCATATCGCTTTAAATTCACGGGGTGCATTATTCCGTGGGATAAATTTCGCGGTACACCGGCTTCCATGATTCGAGGTTTTGTGGAATCGTAAAGAGTTGCTTtctttattatcatattaagtGGTATTTGAAATAATTCGCTGGTGTTTTGAATTTGCAGATTTTAGAAGAAACTTGAGCGTGTCGAAAATAAAACCGCCGCAAAGTTTAGCCCCGATATCGTATGTTTTACTAAGGTGAATATCAAATGTGACATAGAAACGTTATCATTCCTTTTTATATTTGTCCAAGAACTTTTGGTCgtataaaaccttatatttacatccatttttttttctttttttttctttttaattgaattgGAATGAATATTCCGGTAATCCTACACAGTCTTTCCGATGGGAAACATTGCCCTCCTACTTGTTGAATACTTTACTTGCGCAATGATCCATTACTACGGAATTATTTAGCTGAATATTTTATACGTTTCCATGAAAAATCCAGATTGATACAAAATCAAAGTGAATAAAGGTAGTTTATGCATGGAAACGTCTGTGTATTTAGTATCTAGGCATTTGCGATGGAATCTACATTGCCCACCGAATTTTCGTGTTTCATTTAATTAATCAGGAGGatgaaaatcatgaaaaaattaTTACCGCGGATTTGAATGAGACTACTTAATAAGTTGTAAGAACTCGTGTAATTAGCCGACAGATAATCTACTGTTAATAAAGAAAACACACACATTAATTAGGTCGCtgcaaacaaaaataaaaaaggttAGTATTTACTTATATTATTGCATGTAAGAAATATCTGGATTCgtcatttatcaatataaggTCCATGCACCTGTCTGAGATGtgcgtaattttttttctaaatatcatCACGTTTATAACACTAAATCATGTATTTTACATAACAGTTACTCTTTGTGACTTTAATAGACCTTAAGTAGACTTATTTTTGTATACAAAGAGACAGTAACGGATCAATTATTCATTTCAATGTTCTATTGTAAAGGTGTAATGCTGGATCTGTACGATATACCTTTTGTAAACATGCAATCAAGATGTATATTTGGTTACTGCTCGCATGTAGATGCTGATTAATCAATAGGAAGTTGTAGATTTTGTTAGACTCTTACTAACTGTCATCGTCGGAAAACTCACGAGTCACCGCTCTACGTTTCGTAAACATAAAGCAGTGACTCGTGGGATTATGACGATGACTAACTGTTTGAGATAAGTTGAAATGACAGTGAATCGTAAAATGGTGGGAAAATATACTCGTAGTAAAGGCAAATAGGCgaaaacataatatattatacttTTTGTTTAATCAATATAAGCTAACAAAATAAACCCAACTATGTAAAAGGATACTCCGAAGTTATTAGAATTATTGCAATAACAGCCACCAAAGTATAAAAGATATTGATTTTATACCACATCTTTCGGGTGTCCCCGAATTCAACACAAACCGTCTATGATAAAATTTTGTTCAGAATGGAATGGTTCAATATACGAACTGAGCGTTTCTATAATATGCAACCAAATATGATCGTTAAATATTAACGTACAAAACTTGATTATTAGCAAACGGAAATGGAAAACTTTTTGACTTCCTAATGCAATAACTTGTTGAACTCCAATGAAGCAAATTTGTTCAAAAATTCCTTCCATTGAATctaacaaaatcacttcattgCAAACACAGTATTAAATTTGATGCACGAGAGTGCTTGCTTCATATCTTAGATATCCAGACTGCTGTCTTGTCGTGTCCAGAATagaaatttaataattattgatTTACCTAAATGCTTAATTGTTTAAtgtgtgttttatgttatatattcgCATGGTGTCTTCATGTAAATTATCTTCTCCGCTCTATCATGATATCCCATCGAAGCGCACTGTAGAATAGCAAACTGTTAGTATTAAATCCAAcactgtcacattatactgacgtcAGTCACATAGGACATTGAGCAGGAACAGACAACCAATCTGTTACAGACCTAAGATTAATTTCCCTGCAGTGGCGCACGCTGAACTTTAAGCTAAATGTGAAAAAGTGTGAAGCAAACAAAAGTTTTTTGGAGCAGGATGTTCTTTGGGGGGAATATAAAAGATAAGATGACAAATTTGTCACCTTTTTAAGATCATACAACGAAGTCACCATTCACTATATTCGAAACGGTCATGAAAATGCCGATGTGCCTGGAAATACTTTAAAGTCAAATGGCTAAGGGGTAGCTAAAGTATTCACTGCGTAAgatgacatacaatgtagtaaCCTGCCACTGATAACCCCTTTCTATGAATATTTTCTATCTAATTCATCTCGATTATTTGCATATCGTGCTAACGTTTTACCGCACATGTGCAAATTGATAAtgaatttcttataaaatagtTCTTTCCagtattcaaaatgaaatatttaagcttttcttttgtcttcaaaaggaaacttccatacacatacgTGTTTATATGGAATCAATGCAACAATAAACGAAATACAATGTAGTTACCGTTAACATGATCAGTATTAAAtctgagattttttttataaatattgaatatattttatattagatTTATCTGATTCAGTAGAAGTTTATAATGATTTGAAGTGGCCAGGTGTATGATGACGGTTATTGCCTGTGGTTTTAGCCCTAGACTACATTACCtattaaatgtttaaacaaGTGAATTGCTCTCAATAACATGTTAAAAGTAATCAATTCCGTTTTTGCTAGTTTTGTATGTCTATAAATGCATATGAATTAATGTATCACTTAGCCGTGTATTTTAGTGAGCGTCAAGTTTTGCGATTTTGACTTAGATTGGACATTTATTCACGTGCATATTTCCGACCATAGTAATGTCCGGCCAAATCGCGACAAGAAGACTATATGATATTTAGGTTTAAGAGCAAATCGTTGCGTAAGTCGAGTATTTATGTTCTTCCAAATGGCGctattatagcattttgatatatttattttggaataattttcttaaaaattcGTACTTATCCCATTGTTGATTTATCtcttattaaaattttaataggACAATGGCTTCTAAATGGATCCTGCTATTATCTATAGTGTCCAGTGTGGTCCTACTCACAAGGGCCCAAATAAGTTTTTCGACGAGCTGGGGCAGTGGTAAACGTGCAGCATACAACGAACCAATTAATCACAACAATATCAATCTGGACAGCACGTGTATGAGTAAGACGGAACCGGAGGTCCTTCTAGAACTTGTAAAAGCCATACAGGTAAGCAAATTTAGAATTCGGATTTCGGAAAGGTTGACTTTACAtaaaataacataacataacatgtATCACGTGGCGTACATTTGCACAGTGTTCTTCAATAGATTTTACGTGCTTAGgtaaatttaagatttttttgaCATTGTTGAGAAGTCCAGCTATGTAATTtattatgaataaaaatattttagcaaTCAAGATTGAATTCATTCAAATAAATGTTACGTTTTTCCTTCTATAATAGATATATTTGAGATGGTACTAGTATCAAttgaatacaaatgtattattgaTCACATAGTTGAGAAAGAAATGTGTCGTACATTATCGTGCAGCTGACCAGTTGACATGAACCGTTCTTACTGTCATGTCTTATTAACAAACACGACTGTGATAATATCTTattgatttcctgttttcatATCAATGCCTCTTTCGCGTGTCTGTCCCTTTAACCAGATTTTAAATCGCCATTGTATCAAACAGACTACATATAACTGACCTTCCACTTAAACGTAGGAAAGAACGAACACCCTCGTCCGCCATTATCGTCTAAGGTGAATTACCAATCCGGAAATAATTGAATCTTCAAATGAAAAGGGTTTGCAGAACGTGGGACGGTTGCTGCAATATCGGgagatattttcaatattgcGCGTTAATGTCTTTGACAAATACCACATGTACTGATGTTAAGGGCCCTACATTAACGTGTTAAATACAGACCTGTCATTCAACTACCGTTCTCTGATAGCGTACATACATCTCAATGGCACAAACACGGTGTGAAATATAGCTTTATCATATTCGTACACTTATGTACTATTATTACGACTGACAGTAATCATGAGAGGATCTAGAAATTAATATATTCGGAGATGTGTCAAACAATACCATCGTAATTTCTGTTATGTTGTTAATTtaatacatataacatatttggTTAGTGCAATGCAATTTGAATCGTGGAAAAAGTATGAAacattaaacatatcatactAAGACCCTCATAGGAAGAGTAGGCATCGCATTAGTGTCTTGAACACTtgtatgattgttttaatatttttgttaaatagaCACATTTAAGAAGACATGAAATTATACGTAGCTgtaagaacaaaaacaaaacatgcgACCATTCATTCATTCGAATTTTACACTTTGGGATCAAAAGATGTCAAAATAGACACCATTTATTTTAGTCGGCGATACTCATACGGATCAGACAAGATCGAAGCCTTCCGAGTTATTGTCAAGGTGTACTCGAGGAAAAGcaatatatatactgatttaTTTGATAACTTTCCTCATATAGACTTAAGTAAACTCGATAATATGGAACACTTAAAGGTGGCGGTGAACAATAAGTGGAAcagttcatatgttttatatgataGAAAGTGAACAGTTTATAGACTATACAACCTAAGGTTTGTTTTCTCATTtacacatattattttttttttattttgtagaaaCAAACCGAGCGAGTTATAGAATGCCTCATGGAATCCAAAACGGCGAAACAAAGGTAAATAAACTGATATTAGCCAGAATATGT
This genomic window from Argopecten irradians isolate NY chromosome 11, Ai_NY, whole genome shotgun sequence contains:
- the LOC138334357 gene encoding hypertrehalosaemic prohormone-like; the protein is MASKWILLLSIVSSVVLLTRAQISFSTSWGSGKRAAYNEPINHNNINLDSTCMSKTEPEVLLELVKAIQKQTERVIECLMESKTAKQRQRLMHYS